From Thermodesulfobacteriota bacterium:
GCTTGATCAGCCAGGGCTTTGCCGGCATTAAACCCGAAGATGCCCAATACGGCTGACAGGACAAGCAAGACAATGGTACGTTGTTTGAACATTATCCCCCTCCCGTTGAAATTGGATGTGTTGATTTTTGACCGTAGTCCATTGTAAATAAAAAAACAATAATTTTTTATAAAGATCTGTACTTTGGTTTTGAGCAGGCCCTGCTGAACGTGATCGCCGTAGTAAAAGGGCCTATTCATTAGTGCTGTTAAGCAATTCTGCAAGGCCTGTTTTGACGGCCAATACCCGGTGCCCATCGAGGCCGGGGTGTCCAAGGGGTGCCTGGAATAGCCCCTTTCCGGCCCTGACGAAATTGACGAATAACGCCAGCTATGTGATAATGCCTTTTCAAGCATGTTGTTATCCGTTGATTTTTCGTTTCAATGAGTTCTCCTGTTTTCTTTGTTTTCCCATCACGAAAGGAGCCTGCCATGACCAATCGGTATGAGACCGCTTATCAGCAATCCATCAATAATCCGGAAGCGTTCTGGGCCGAGGCAGCTGAAGACTGCCACTGGTACAAGAAATGGGACCGGGTTCTGGACGATACGGCCAAGCCCCTTTACCGCTGGTTTACGGGCGGAGAGCTGAATACCTGCTACAATGCGCTTGATTATCATGTGGATGAACGGGGCCGGGGAGACCGGACCGCACTGATCTATGACAGCCCGGTGACCGACACTATTAAAAAATATACCTACGCCGAGCTGCGGGATGAAGTGGCCCGGTTCGCGGGCGTCCTGGCCGGCCAGGGCGTGGTCAAGGGCGACCGGGTGGTCATCTATATGCCTATGATCCCCGAGGCGGTCATGGCCATACTGGCCTGCGCCCGTATCGGCGCCATCCATTCGGTGGTGTTCGGCGGGTTCGCGCCCAGGGAACTGGCCACCCGCATCAATGACTCCCGGCCGAAGGTCATTGTCTCCGCCTCCTGCGGCATGGAAGGCCAGCGGGTCATTGCTTACAAACCGCTTCTGGACGAGGCCATCAAACTCGCCTCATCCCCTCCCCGGCGATGCGTCATCCGTCAGCGCCCTCAACTGGCGGCAACCCTTGTTCCCGGCCGGGACATTGACTGGGACGAGGCCATGGCCGCGTCCGCACCCGCGGCCTGCGTGCCGGTGGCGGCCACGGATCCGTTGTATATTCTCTACACCTCCGGCACCACCGGCCAGCCCAAGGGCGTGGTCCGGGACAACGGCGGCCACCTGGTGGCCCTGAAATGGAGCATGAAGGCTATCTATGATATCGACGAGGACGATGTCTGGTGGGCCACCTCCGATGTCGGCTGGGTGGTCGGCCACTCCTACATCGTCTATGCCCCGCTGTTCAAGGGCTGCACGACGGTCCTGTTCGAAGGCAAACCCGTGGGCACGCCGGACGCCGGCGTGTTCTGGCGGAT
This genomic window contains:
- a CDS encoding propionyl-CoA synthetase — protein: MTNRYETAYQQSINNPEAFWAEAAEDCHWYKKWDRVLDDTAKPLYRWFTGGELNTCYNALDYHVDERGRGDRTALIYDSPVTDTIKKYTYAELRDEVARFAGVLAGQGVVKGDRVVIYMPMIPEAVMAILACARIGAIHSVVFGGFAPRELATRINDSRPKVIVSASCGMEGQRVIAYKPLLDEAIKLASSPPRRCVIRQRPQLAATLVPGRDIDWDEAMAASAPAACVPVAATDPLYILYTSGTTGQPKGVVRDNGGHLVALKWSMKAIYDIDEDDVWWATSDVGWVVGHSYIVYAPLFKGCTTVLFEGKPVGTPDAGVFWRIIAQHQVKCMFTAPTAYRAIRREDPEARLIKQYDLSHFRILFLAGERSDPATIQWSEKHLGTPVIDHWWQTETGWAIAANCMGLHRFPVKYGSPTKPVPGWDVRVLDDENKEMPAGQIGALSVRLPLPPGTLPTLWQNDQRFIDAYLKEYPGYYKTADAGMIDEDGYIYVMSRTDDIINVAGHRLSTGAMEEVLAGIPDVAECAVLGVEDSLKGQVPVGFLVLNAATSRDPKEIIQEAVQQVRKQIGPVAAFKLATVVKRLPKTRSGKILRGTIQKIADNQTFTVPATIDDPQIIDEIKHSLEELGLAGAKKPE